The following is a genomic window from Marinobacter sp. NP-4(2019).
TACGGCGCATAACAGCCCCCGAATTCAAGGGAGGGCGAACTATACAGCAGTCCACCCGACCAGACAACTCTCCCACACAGAAACTCAGGCACGGGAACTCTCGACAATCACCGCGAGCTCTTCCGCTATGCGAGTGATTTCAGAGGCATTCTGCCCCTCCGTCATGACGCGGATCAACGGCTCGGTACCGGATGCCCTCAGCAGTACGCGCCCGGTATCACCCAGATCAGCCTCCGCCTTACGCACGGCGACCGCGATGTCTTCGCGCCCGAGCGGATCAAAACGCTGATCCACCCGAACGTTGATCATCTTCTGCGGCAACTTGCTCATACCCCGACGCAACTCTGCAAGCGTCCTGCCTGAGCGACGGACAGCCAACAGGACCTGAAGCGCCGACACAATACCATCACCGGTGGACGTGCAATCTCTTATCACCATGTGACCAGAGCCTTCACCACCCAACAGCCAGTCATGCTGAAGAAGGCGTTCCATGACGTACCGATCCCCTACCTTGGCACGCTCAAACTCGATGCCCTGCTCCCTCAGTGCCAACTCAACACCCAGATTGGTCATTAGAGTACCAACCACTCCGCCGCGGAGGGTTCCCGCAGCGTGCCGCTGGGAGGCAATGATGTACAGAAGCTCATCCCCGTCCACTTCTGAGCCGTCACGATCCACCATCAACACCCGGTCACCGTCACCATCAAAGGCAATCCCCAGGTCTGCCTTCTTTTCCAGCACCGCCCGCTTCAGGGCATCCAGATGGGTCGAACCGACCTCTTTGTTGATATTGAGGCCGTCCGGCTCGGCGCCGATCACCGAGACCCTGGCACCCAGCTCACGAAACACCTTGGGAGCCACATGGTAAGTTGCACCGTGGGCGCAATCCAGTACGACACTCAGGCCTTCCAGGGTGAACTCATTCGGTACCGTGCTTTTACAGAATTCCACGTAGCGGCCAGGCGCATCATCTACCCGGAATGCCTTACCCAGGTCCGCGGCATCGCACACCTTGATCGGCTCGTCCATCCAGCGCTCGATTTCCGCTTCCAGGGCGTCATCGAGCTTGGTGCCGTTGGCAGAGAAGAACTTGATGCCATTGTCATGATGGGGATTATGAGAAGCGCTGATAACGATCCCGGCAGACGCCCTGAAAGTCCGGGTCAGATAGGCGATAGCGGGTGTAGGCATCGGCCCCAGCAACTTGACGTCGACACCGGCAGCGGAGAGCCCCGCCTCCAGGGCGGACTCAAACATATACCCGGAAAGCCGGGTATCCTTGCCGATCAGCACGCTATTGCGCTGACCTGCCCGCTTGAATGCCTGGCCGGCAGCCCACCCCAGATGCAGCATGAACTCGGGGGTAATCGGAAACTCCCCGACACAGCCACGAATGCCATCCGTGCCAAAATATTTTCTCTCGGTCATCGACCAGCCTCCTTCATGGCCGCCACAACCCTGACGGCATCCACGGTTTCCCAGACATCGTGGGCGCGAATAATGGATGCACCCTTCAAAGCGGATATTGTCGCGGCAGCAAGACTCGCCGGCAACCGTTCATTTACTTCGCGACCAGTAATATGGCCCAACATGCTTTTACGGGAGACACCCACCAGCAAGGGGTGCCCGAGAATATGAAGCTGCTCCAGGGAAGCCAGCAACTGCAGGTTATGTTCAAGCGTTTTCCCAAACCCGAAGCCGGGATCAAGAATGATGTTGCCCGGCTCTACGCCCGCCGCCTCAGCCACACGCATACGCTCGGTCAGAAAAGAGCTCACCTCCCGCCGCACATTTCGGTATTCGGGATTGTCCTGCATGGAATCCGGCTCGCCCTGGATATGCATGAGACAAACCGGAATACCTGCCGCGGCCGCGACTTCCGGCGCACCATCACGCTGCAGAGCACGCACATCGTTAATCAGGCCAGCACCCAGTTTGGTGACTTCAGCCATCACCTCGGGAGCGGAGGTATCCACCGAAATGACCGTATCCAGCTCCCGGGCGATCGCTTCCACCACCGGGCAGACCCGCTCCAACTCCTCTGCCACCGACACTTTGGCAGCTCCGGGCCTGGTTGATTCGCCACCAACATCGATAAAAGCCGCACCGTCTTCCACCATCTGGCTGGCGCGGGCGAGCGCGGTATCCGGCCGGCTAAAACGTCCGCCATCGGAGAAGGAATCCGGTGTGACGTTAAGAATACCCATGACGTGGCAACGGGACATATCCAACACCCGGCCGGCGAAATTCATCTCCATAGGCAATCCTTTCAAGCAGCACACAAAAACAAACGCCGCCCGAAAGGGGCGGCGCCGTCAGATAAAACAGACTGTTATCAGGTCAGCGCCGTCAGTGTTCGCCTGCGGGGCGACCCACACCGGGCTGCTTCCCATCATCAGAGCCTCGCGACGCGGACGCCGACTCGGGCTCCTCGGATGACACACCACCAGTCGGACCATTGTCCCCCCAGCCTTTCGGCGGACGAGGCACCCGACCTTCCATGATGTCGTCAATCTGATACCGGTCAATGGTTTCGTACTTCATCAGCGCATCGGCCATCAGATCCAGCTTGTCACGATTCTCAATCAGCAGCTGTTTCGCCTTCTCATAGCATTCATCGATGATGTTGCGAACTTCCTCATCAATGCGCTGTGCAGTTTCAGGCGAGTATACCGTCTGCGCCTGACCTGCGGAGCGGCCCAGGAACGGCTCTTCACTGTCAGTATCATACTGCAGAGGCCCCAGCTTCTCGGACAGCCCCCAGCGGGTCACCATATTGCGAGCCAGACTGGTTGCGCGTTCGATATCGTTAGAGGCACCGGTGGTCACACCATCGAAGCCAAGGGTAAGCTCCTCGGCAATACGACCACCAAACAGGCTGCAAATCGAGCTGATCAGGAAGCGCTTGCTATGGCTGTATTTGTCCTCTTCCGGCAGGAACATGGTGACACCCAGGGCCCGCCCACGGGGGATAATGCTCACCTTGTACACCGGGTCGTGCTCCGGCATCAGGCGTCCGACAATGGCGTGGCCGGACTCATGATACGCGGTGTTCCGCTTTTCTTTCTCGCTCATCACCATGGACTTGCGCTCGGCGCCCATCATGATCTTGTCCTTGGCGAGCTCAAACTCCTCCATCGACACCAGGCGCTGGTTACGGCGCGCCGCGAAAAGCGCCGCCTCGTTCACCAGGTTGGCCAGATCGGCACCGGAGAATCCGGGTGTACCACGGGCAATCAGCACCGGCTCCACGCCGTCTGCCAGGGGCACTTTCTTCATATGCACCTTGAGGATCTGCTCACGGCCGATGATATCCGGCAGTCCGACCACAACCTGACGGTCAAAGCGGCCCGGACGCAGCAACGCAGGGTCCAGCACATCAGGACGGTTGGTCGCGGCAATGACGATCACGCCTTCGTTGCCTTCAAAGCCGTCCATTTCAACCAGCAACTGGTTCAGCGTCTGTTCACGCTCGTCGTGACCGCCGCCCATCCCAGCGCCACGATGACGACCAACGGCATCGATCTCGTCAATGAAGATAATACAGGGGCTCTGCTTCTTGGCCTGCTCAAACATGTCACGGACACGGGACGCACCCACACCCACGAACATTTCCACGAAGTCGGAACCGGAAATGGAGAAGAACGGCACCTTGGCTTCACCAGCGATGGCTTTTGCCAACAGCGTCTTACCGGTACCCGGCTGACCGACCATCAGCACGCCCTTGGGAATACTGCCACCCAGGCGCTGGAACTTGCTCGGATCCCGCAGGAAGTCCACCAACTCCTTGACGTCTTCCTTGGCCTCATCGACACCAGCGACATCGCCAAAGGTGGTCTTGATCTGATCTTCGCTCATCAGCCGAGCTTTGCTCTTGCCGAACGACATGGGGCCTTTGCCACCGCCACCGCCCTGCATCTGCCGCATGAAAAACACGAACAGAGCGATGATGATCAGAATGGGGAAGGCAGCAACCAGCAGTTGAGTCCAGAGGCTCTGGCGCTCAGGCTCCTTGCCGATGACTTCGACGCGATTTGCCAGCAGGTCATCCATCAGCTTGTTGTCGGACACCTGGGGGCGGATAGTCTGAAACTGAGAGCCATCCCCACGGGTGCCCTGAATCTGCAGACCATCAATGGTGACCTGACGGACCTGTCCGTCCTGTACCATCTCGACAAACTGCGAGTAATTGACCTGTTGTCCGCTGGTGGTGGGAGTAAAGTTCTGAAACACCATCAGCAGTACGGCGGCTATGATTAGCCAGAGAACCAGATTTTTTGCCATATCGTTCAAGGATCGTCACCTGTGAATTGAAAGGTTGACCGTCTTCAGGGAAACCTTTTTGAACACCTTACACCAATTGTACGCCGCTCCACCACATTCGGCCCATCCGTATCAGCCACAGAGCACGCCGAATATCCAACCCCAAAAGACTGCACGAATCAGCCCCTGAAGCCCTTGCAGACCTGATAGATCTCCCGGGATCTTGCCCTGGAGGAATCAGGCTTGCGACTCACAACCGTATTAAAACTTTTCCGCATATCAGCCAACAGTGCATCAAAACCTTCACCCTGAAACACCTTGGCCACGAACACCCCTCCGGGACGGAGCACCTGTTGAGCCATATCCAGCGCCAGCTCCACCAGGCCCATCGCCCTGGGAATATCCACGGCAGCCATACCACTCATATTGGGCGCCATATCGGAAATTACAACGTCTGCCTTTCGATCTCCCAGAATTCCCAACAATTCTTCCAGTACCGAATCCTCGGTGAAATCGCCCTGAACAAAATCCACACCGGCGATCGGATTCATTGGCAAAATATCACTGGCCACCACAACACCGTTATCCCCGACCCGCTCCATCGCCACCTGGGACCAGCCTCCCGGGGCTGCACCCAGATCCACAACGACCTGGCCGGGACGAAACAACCGGTCCTTGTTGTCCAGCTCAATCAGTTTATAGCTGGCACGGGAACGGTAGCCATCTTCCTGGGATTTTTTGACCCAGACATCATCGAAATGTTCCTTGAGCCAGCGATCACTGGTTTTTGAACGGGCCAAAACAAACCTCCGAAATAAAACAGGAACAGACGCGTAACGAAACCTCGTGGTACGTGGTAATGGCCATTTCTCCACCGTTCCGATCTGTTACAATTCGCCGATTATACGGTTTTAGTGGCCATTGCGCCGCTGACGTTTTGTTAATTGCATCCATTAAGAGATTACATCATGAGTCTTTCACCGGAACAGCGCCGGGAGTACCGGGGCATCGCCCACAACCTGAAGCCTGTCATCATTGTCGGCGACAAAGGCCTGTCCGAGGGGCTTCAGGAGGAGCTTGAGCGCGCCCTGAACGATCACGAGCTGATCAAGGTCAAGATCGCCAGTCCGGACCGCGAAGTGCGCCAGGAGGCCATCAATGAATTGTGCCAGGCCGCGGGCGCCGAACTGGTCCAGACGATTGGCAAGATCGCGGTCATACTGCGCCGCGCCAAACAGCCCAACCCCAAGCTGTCCAACCTGCTTCGCAACAAAAGCTGAGCAGGCGAAACCCAAATAAAAAAGCCGGCAACGAGCACTCGCTGCCGGCTTTTTAATCGCTGGAGCCTCAGAGGTGCTCCACCTCCTCGATCTCATACTCCACGGTGCCGGAAGGCACGCGAATGGCGACAATGTCGCCCTCGCTCTTACCAATCAGCGCCCGCGCAATCGGGGAGGAGATTGAAATCTTGCCGGCCTTGATGTCCGCTTCGTCTTCGCCACAGATCTGGTAAATCACCTGCTCATCGGTATCGACATTCAGCAGGTGCACGGTGACGCCGAAAATCACCTTGCCGGTGTTTTCAATGGTATTGATATCAATCACCTGTGCCGCGGACAGCTTGCCTTCGATTTCCTGAATGCGCCCCTCGATAAAGCTCTGCTGTTCGCGGGCAGCATGGTATTCCGCATTTTCTTTCAGATCACCATGCTCACGGGCGTCG
Proteins encoded in this region:
- the glmM gene encoding phosphoglucosamine mutase translates to MTERKYFGTDGIRGCVGEFPITPEFMLHLGWAAGQAFKRAGQRNSVLIGKDTRLSGYMFESALEAGLSAAGVDVKLLGPMPTPAIAYLTRTFRASAGIVISASHNPHHDNGIKFFSANGTKLDDALEAEIERWMDEPIKVCDAADLGKAFRVDDAPGRYVEFCKSTVPNEFTLEGLSVVLDCAHGATYHVAPKVFRELGARVSVIGAEPDGLNINKEVGSTHLDALKRAVLEKKADLGIAFDGDGDRVLMVDRDGSEVDGDELLYIIASQRHAAGTLRGGVVGTLMTNLGVELALREQGIEFERAKVGDRYVMERLLQHDWLLGGEGSGHMVIRDCTSTGDGIVSALQVLLAVRRSGRTLAELRRGMSKLPQKMINVRVDQRFDPLGREDIAVAVRKAEADLGDTGRVLLRASGTEPLIRVMTEGQNASEITRIAEELAVIVESSRA
- the folP gene encoding dihydropteroate synthase, encoding MEMNFAGRVLDMSRCHVMGILNVTPDSFSDGGRFSRPDTALARASQMVEDGAAFIDVGGESTRPGAAKVSVAEELERVCPVVEAIARELDTVISVDTSAPEVMAEVTKLGAGLINDVRALQRDGAPEVAAAAGIPVCLMHIQGEPDSMQDNPEYRNVRREVSSFLTERMRVAEAAGVEPGNIILDPGFGFGKTLEHNLQLLASLEQLHILGHPLLVGVSRKSMLGHITGREVNERLPASLAAATISALKGASIIRAHDVWETVDAVRVVAAMKEAGR
- the ftsH gene encoding ATP-dependent zinc metalloprotease FtsH, whose translation is MAKNLVLWLIIAAVLLMVFQNFTPTTSGQQVNYSQFVEMVQDGQVRQVTIDGLQIQGTRGDGSQFQTIRPQVSDNKLMDDLLANRVEVIGKEPERQSLWTQLLVAAFPILIIIALFVFFMRQMQGGGGGKGPMSFGKSKARLMSEDQIKTTFGDVAGVDEAKEDVKELVDFLRDPSKFQRLGGSIPKGVLMVGQPGTGKTLLAKAIAGEAKVPFFSISGSDFVEMFVGVGASRVRDMFEQAKKQSPCIIFIDEIDAVGRHRGAGMGGGHDEREQTLNQLLVEMDGFEGNEGVIVIAATNRPDVLDPALLRPGRFDRQVVVGLPDIIGREQILKVHMKKVPLADGVEPVLIARGTPGFSGADLANLVNEAALFAARRNQRLVSMEEFELAKDKIMMGAERKSMVMSEKEKRNTAYHESGHAIVGRLMPEHDPVYKVSIIPRGRALGVTMFLPEEDKYSHSKRFLISSICSLFGGRIAEELTLGFDGVTTGASNDIERATSLARNMVTRWGLSEKLGPLQYDTDSEEPFLGRSAGQAQTVYSPETAQRIDEEVRNIIDECYEKAKQLLIENRDKLDLMADALMKYETIDRYQIDDIMEGRVPRPPKGWGDNGPTGGVSSEEPESASASRGSDDGKQPGVGRPAGEH
- the rlmE gene encoding 23S rRNA (uridine(2552)-2'-O)-methyltransferase RlmE, giving the protein MARSKTSDRWLKEHFDDVWVKKSQEDGYRSRASYKLIELDNKDRLFRPGQVVVDLGAAPGGWSQVAMERVGDNGVVVASDILPMNPIAGVDFVQGDFTEDSVLEELLGILGDRKADVVISDMAPNMSGMAAVDIPRAMGLVELALDMAQQVLRPGGVFVAKVFQGEGFDALLADMRKSFNTVVSRKPDSSRARSREIYQVCKGFRG
- the yhbY gene encoding ribosome assembly RNA-binding protein YhbY, producing the protein MSLSPEQRREYRGIAHNLKPVIIVGDKGLSEGLQEELERALNDHELIKVKIASPDREVRQEAINELCQAAGAELVQTIGKIAVILRRAKQPNPKLSNLLRNKS
- the greA gene encoding transcription elongation factor GreA codes for the protein MTKAGEARLREELQKLKSEDRPRVIAAIADAREHGDLKENAEYHAAREQQSFIEGRIQEIEGKLSAAQVIDINTIENTGKVIFGVTVHLLNVDTDEQVIYQICGEDEADIKAGKISISSPIARALIGKSEGDIVAIRVPSGTVEYEIEEVEHL